Within the Thermococcus peptonophilus genome, the region TCGAGGTCGAGACATTTGAACCCTTTGATCCCTGGTTCAGGAGCCACTTGACGAGCCACACTATCCCGACTATTATCAGAACCCAGAAGACCAGCATAAAGAGCATGCCGAACCATCCAAACCAGCCGAATCCCATCATGTCGTGCCACCCCCACGTTCCTTCTCCAGCGTGAGCCAAAAACTGCCCACTGGCAATGCTTTCAAACATCATTTTCGTACCTCCAACTACTACTCAACAGAAACCAGTATAACCCTTATTCTTGCCATTCTGGGAAAAATAAAGGGCAAAAATTCCAAAAATAAAAGTTTCAAGCCTTCAGGAACTTCGCGTTGATAGCCACTATCACCGTGCTCATGCTCATCAGCAGTGCCCCAAGGGCCGGGCTGAGCAGTATCCCGTAGGAGTAGAGGACTCCAGCGGCAAGGGGAATTGCGAAGGAGTTGTAGCCCGTTGCCCAGGCCAGGTTCTGCACCATCTTCCGATAGGTGGCCCTCGCGAGATGTATTGCGGTTATCACGTCCCTCGGGTCGTTCTTGACGAGGATTATGTCCGCGCTCTCTATCGCCACGTCGGTTCCGGCCCCGATGGCTATACCCACATCGGCCTGTATCAAAGCCGGAGCATCGTTTATGCCGTCGCCGACCATGGCCACGGTGTAGCCCTGCTCCTGAAGTTCCTTGACCTTCTCCGACTTCTGGTGGGGCAGAACCTCTGCAAAGAAGCCGTCCAGGCCGAGCTCCTCAGCGACCCATTTGGCCACCTTGGCGTTGTCGCCGGTGAGCATGTAGGCCCTTATCCCCATCTCGTGGAGCCTCTTGACAGCTTCCCTTGACTCAGGCCTTATCCTGTCCGCCAGGGCCATTGCACCAGCAAGCTTCCCATCAACCACCAGGAAAATCACCGTCTTCCCCTGCTCCAAAACCCTGTTCACGCGCTCATCCTCTTTCCAGAGCCCGTTCTCCTTCAGGAAGCCGGGGCTCACAACGAGGACTTCCCTTCCGTTGATAACTCCTTGAACGCCCTTGCCGGGAATGACCTTTGACTCGTCCACGTCATAGGGCTTAAGGCCGAGCTCCCTGGCCTTCTCAACTACTCCCTGCGCTATAGGATGGCTTGAGTGCGACTCAAGCGCCGCGGCGTACTTCAGGATTTCCTCCTCTCCGAGCTCGTCCAGCGGAATAACGTCCGTGACCTCGAACTTGCCCTCGGTCAGCGTCCCAGTCTTATCGAAGACAACAACATCGACGTCCTTAGCCCTCTCAAAGGCCTCCCTGTTCCTGATGAGGATCCCCTTCTCGGCGGAGATTGAAGTCGAGACCGAAACGACCAGCGGAACCGCCAGTCCGAGGGCGTGCGGGCACGTTATGACCATTACCGTAACCATTCTTTCCAGGGCGAAGACGAAGGGCTTTCCGAGGTAGAGCCACGTCCCGAGCGTTATACTGCCCGCGGTAAT harbors:
- a CDS encoding copper-translocating P-type ATPase, translating into MKEEDSVHGGHVHTHDAGDGSGMEHMEHEAGHEGHASHDMKMAGNHEHAHGSEGMEGHSGHGGMKHEHGGHSHAEHHRMMMEDFKRRFIVSSILTIPILLLSPLIQNFFGFELSFPGDHYVLFGLSAVVYFYGGWPFLKGMQDELRKRNPGMMTLIALAITVAFSYSVAVTFGIPGKTFYWELATLIDIMLIGHYIEMRSVLGASRALEELIKLMPTEAHLVTPEGIKDVPVSELKKGDVVLVKPGEKIPSDGVIVEGETSVNEAMLTGESKPVYKKPGDTVIGGSINLEGAIKVRIEKTGKDTYLMQVVELVRQAQETRSKTQDLANRAAFYLTLIAITAGSITLGTWLYLGKPFVFALERMVTVMVITCPHALGLAVPLVVSVSTSISAEKGILIRNREAFERAKDVDVVVFDKTGTLTEGKFEVTDVIPLDELGEEEILKYAAALESHSSHPIAQGVVEKARELGLKPYDVDESKVIPGKGVQGVINGREVLVVSPGFLKENGLWKEDERVNRVLEQGKTVIFLVVDGKLAGAMALADRIRPESREAVKRLHEMGIRAYMLTGDNAKVAKWVAEELGLDGFFAEVLPHQKSEKVKELQEQGYTVAMVGDGINDAPALIQADVGIAIGAGTDVAIESADIILVKNDPRDVITAIHLARATYRKMVQNLAWATGYNSFAIPLAAGVLYSYGILLSPALGALLMSMSTVIVAINAKFLKA
- a CDS encoding SHOCT domain-containing protein; translation: MMFESIASGQFLAHAGEGTWGWHDMMGFGWFGWFGMLFMLVFWVLIIVGIVWLVKWLLNQGSKGSNVSTSKERALELLDEAYARGEIDDEEYERRKRKLLEE